The following are encoded together in the Thunnus maccoyii chromosome 18, fThuMac1.1, whole genome shotgun sequence genome:
- the LOC121883694 gene encoding C-type mannose receptor 2-like isoform X2 — MMMKIWILMPLLLLLSPGCWGWSGLRTAKYIHYRGKFTWSQAQSFCRQQHTDLVTIRDEIENLDFLPGQGWLGLYRADSTSKWKWSRGDEIANFTTWKGNEPDLDENCAYKRKSDYAWHSHPCSYTHTVMCYDERLVLVKEQKTWKEALVHCRALEAVDPNQPADSYRNHRYDLATLLTPDDYNFAREKAQEATIDEVWTGLRYLAGQWLWISGEEVQYMDIHGCPSQRFCGALVKNGTSFLKIRNCKQRKYFFCYKKP; from the exons atgatgatgaaaatcTGGATTCTTAtgcccctgctgctcctgctttCACCTGGGTGTTGGGGTTGGTCAGGCCTGAGAACTGCAAAGTACATACATTACCGTGGCAAGTTTACCTGGAGCCAGGCACAGAGCTTCTGCAGGCAGCAACACACTGACCTGGtcaccatcagagatgaaatagAGAATCTGGACTTTTTACCTGGCCAGGGCTGGTTGGGTTTGTACCGAGCTGATTCAACCTCTAAATGGAAATGGTCCAGAGGAGATGAGATCGCCAACTTCACCACCTGGAAGGGCA ATGAACCAGACTTGGATGAAAACTGTGCTTATAAGAGGAAGTCTGACTACGCATGGCACAGCCATCCTTGTTCTTACACACATACTGTCATGTGTTATGACGAGAGGCTGGTTCTGGTGAAGGAGCAGAAGACATGGAAGGAGGCATTAGTTCACTGCAGGGCTCTGGAGGCAGTGGACCCAAATCAGCCAGCTGATTCCTACCGGAACCACCGCTACGACCTGGCCACCCTACTCACTCCAGATGACTACAACTTTGCACGAGAGAAAGCGCAAGAGGCTACCATTGATGAG GTGTGGACGGGCCTGCGTTACCTGGCTGGTCAGTGGTTGTGGATAAGTGGAGAAGAAGTGCAGTATATGGATATTCATGGCTGCCCAAGTCAGAGGTTCTGTGGTGCCCTGGTGAAAAACGGCACTAGTTTCCTCAAGATAAGAAACTGCAAGCAAAGAAAGTACTTCTTCTGCTACAAGAAGCCTTAA
- the LOC121883694 gene encoding C-type mannose receptor 2-like isoform X1 yields the protein MVYGNPPVENMMMKIWILMPLLLLLSPGCWGWSGLRTAKYIHYRGKFTWSQAQSFCRQQHTDLVTIRDEIENLDFLPGQGWLGLYRADSTSKWKWSRGDEIANFTTWKGNEPDLDENCAYKRKSDYAWHSHPCSYTHTVMCYDERLVLVKEQKTWKEALVHCRALEAVDPNQPADSYRNHRYDLATLLTPDDYNFAREKAQEATIDEVWTGLRYLAGQWLWISGEEVQYMDIHGCPSQRFCGALVKNGTSFLKIRNCKQRKYFFCYKKP from the exons GTATATGGAAACCCTCctgtggaaaacatgatgatgaaaatcTGGATTCTTAtgcccctgctgctcctgctttCACCTGGGTGTTGGGGTTGGTCAGGCCTGAGAACTGCAAAGTACATACATTACCGTGGCAAGTTTACCTGGAGCCAGGCACAGAGCTTCTGCAGGCAGCAACACACTGACCTGGtcaccatcagagatgaaatagAGAATCTGGACTTTTTACCTGGCCAGGGCTGGTTGGGTTTGTACCGAGCTGATTCAACCTCTAAATGGAAATGGTCCAGAGGAGATGAGATCGCCAACTTCACCACCTGGAAGGGCA ATGAACCAGACTTGGATGAAAACTGTGCTTATAAGAGGAAGTCTGACTACGCATGGCACAGCCATCCTTGTTCTTACACACATACTGTCATGTGTTATGACGAGAGGCTGGTTCTGGTGAAGGAGCAGAAGACATGGAAGGAGGCATTAGTTCACTGCAGGGCTCTGGAGGCAGTGGACCCAAATCAGCCAGCTGATTCCTACCGGAACCACCGCTACGACCTGGCCACCCTACTCACTCCAGATGACTACAACTTTGCACGAGAGAAAGCGCAAGAGGCTACCATTGATGAG GTGTGGACGGGCCTGCGTTACCTGGCTGGTCAGTGGTTGTGGATAAGTGGAGAAGAAGTGCAGTATATGGATATTCATGGCTGCCCAAGTCAGAGGTTCTGTGGTGCCCTGGTGAAAAACGGCACTAGTTTCCTCAAGATAAGAAACTGCAAGCAAAGAAAGTACTTCTTCTGCTACAAGAAGCCTTAA